Proteins co-encoded in one Lucilia cuprina isolate Lc7/37 chromosome X, ASM2204524v1, whole genome shotgun sequence genomic window:
- the LOC124421323 gene encoding uncharacterized protein LOC124421323, with amino-acid sequence MGDHKSLTENIDIIPIYKSWELCDETCDILLNFGITSTTILKKMEIEDVENLFKKLDKQYTGELIIFKAGLREWRRNINLPFICEKETLSANSQILDWLEKISEKLSNSGYSDCPLSTQTSGDNSICGTSLTNLLRNTVKGKLVLTFNEKNNYLDSKNQKTLVHCIIEKYIGTRSKLTYAEMQQWSYAICDVFP; translated from the exons atggGAGATCACAAAAGCTTAACGGAAAATATAGACATTATTCCAATTTATAAATCCTGGGAACTATGTGATGAAACGTGTgacattcttttaaattttggaaTTACATCAACaaccatattaaaaaaaatggaaattgaaGACGTTGAAAATTTATTCAAGAAACTGGATAAACAATATACTGGAGAGTTGATTATATTTAAAGCAGGCCTAAGGGAATGGAGAAGAAATATT AACCTACCGTTCATATGTGAAAAAGAAACTTTATCGGCAAATAGTCAGATATTGGATTGGTTGGAAAAAATTTCAGAGAAACTTAGTAACTCAGGATATTCCGACTGCCCACTCAGTACACAAACGTCAGGAGACAATTCTATATGTGGTACTAGCCTTACAAACCTCCTTAGAAATACCGTGAAAGGAAAGCTAGTACtaacttttaatgaaaaaaataattatcttgACTCAAAAAATCAGAAGACTTTAGTGCACTGTATTATTGAGAAATATATTGGCACAAGATCCAAATTAACATACGCAGAAATGCAGCAATGGTCTTATGCTATCTGTGATGTATTTCCTTAA